A region of the Triticum dicoccoides isolate Atlit2015 ecotype Zavitan unplaced genomic scaffold, WEW_v2.0 scaffold243069, whole genome shotgun sequence genome:
GTAAGTCagcgcgccgccgccaccactgtGGATCTCGTAGGCCATGGTCCTGCCTGCCTGCAGCAGGCTGCCCAGGACCGAGCCCGGCCAGCCGTGCGGCGACGGCAATATGGTGAGGCACGTGCTCCCGTCGCCGAAATTTTGGAAGTAGTTGTCCACGTTGAGCTCCATCGCCGCGTCAGCGCCGTCGAACACAAGTGCGAGCGTTGGAACCTTGGCGTTCGCAAAGTGCTCCGTCAGGAAGCACAGGTCCCAGTCGCCTGAGGAGacgttcgccgtagccacgccctcggaCTGGATCCTGCTCACCAGCTCCTGCCGCAGCACCCTGTACGCGTCCTCGACGAGGAAGGTGACGGCAATACTCGTGCTGAGAAACACCCCACCGGAATGCTGGGCGTCAAAGGTCCTAGCTGGGATGGCGGACAGGAGCTTGCCGTCGACCTGCACGCCGGTGAGATTAACGTAGTACCAGTAAGGGTTTTGGGCTTTTGTGGCCGCCAGCAGCGGCGTGCTGCTGCTGCTTCCCGTAGTCGTGGTCTGCACTGCCGTGGCATTGTCGGCGGCGCCTCCCCAGCTCCAGCTGACGAAGCTCTTGCTGGCGTCGTGCTCGGGGGGCGCGATGAAGTAGGCGAAGCTGGAGATGTTGAGCTGCGACACGAGGGAGAGGGGCCCCCTGCTGAAGCCGGCGTAGCCGGAGACGCCGCTGATCTCCGGCAACGTGATGTTGACGTTGCAGCCAAACACCACGCCCGGGACGTCTGTACGCCCCGGTCCCGTGATGTTCCCGAAGCTGAACGTATCGGTGGCGAGGAAGCCGGACATATGGCTCATTTTGTACCTGCAGAGGTCGTGTCTGGCGCAGTCGTGGTCTCTCATGCGCTGGCAAGTCTGGGTGGTCGGCGAAGGATTTGGAGCGTTCGGGCAGGAACGTGGGCGTCGGCGAGAGGGTGTGGCACAAGGGGCAGGGATCGCAGTGCGCCCAGACGAGGTCGCTGGTGATGTCCATGATGAGAGCGAGGGTCTGCGGCGAGGTCCCGATGGAGAGGTCGAGGATGAAGGGGACGTAGCTGTCCGCCGCCGCGCTGCCCGTCTGCTGGCCGTCCTTGCGCTGGCCCTGCTGCGCCCTCAGTCCCATGTAATCTTTGACGGATTTGTTGATTGTCGTACTCCTACGGAGCTCTTTGGTGATGACTTTGCCGGTCTTGGTAGCCGGTCCGATGGCGGCCGACAAGACAGGCGCGggagccagaggaagaaggaggagaagaagaataagTGGAGTCGGAGCCATTGCTGCCCTCACTCCGACGACCATACCTGTATATCTCTGCACTGTATGTATAATGTATGTATGTGTACACTGACTAGATACACCTATTTATAGTATGTAATATACTGGCTAGCTAGCTAGTGGACGTCGCCGGGGCTACCTAGCTCATGCCGGCCGTTTTAAAAACCATCTTGTTCATATCGTTGTTATGAATGACTGGTATATCAAGATGTTGGGTGTAATTGATATTTTCTTCGTATATACTATTGACGTATCCTCTGAAGAATTGCAGGCTGGGAGGGCAATGGCAAGTGTTTTGTGTGAGACACAAGTGTTACTCTCACTCAAGACCGGATCTTTGGAGCTTCAAAATTGACTCCTTGCTATGCTAGCTATCAATAAACACAAAcacatttcctatgaaggataataatttgtcttgacaaaaCACGTACATGGCAAATTTTAGATTTTAATCTCTGGTGCGGCGACACTGTACCCCGATATCAGATATCAGGTCCGAGGTTTAGCTTTGGGTGTCCCCCTCTCAATGGTAGCGGGCATTTTGTACAAACCACGAGATACACCAGTGATTTGATTTTAAACTCTGCGACCCGGCCTGATCTTGACTACACTCTCTATCATGGGAGTGTACACCAGATAATGAAGCGAGGTCATTGGGCAATGACAACATTGGTGACGCACAGTGGC
Encoded here:
- the LOC119345489 gene encoding aspartic proteinase nepenthesin-1-like, giving the protein MGLRAQQGQRKDGQQTGSAAADSYVPFILDLSIGTSPQTLALIMDITSDLVWAHCDPCPLYKMSHMSGFLATDTFSFGNITGPGRTDVPGVVFGCNVNITLPEISGVSGYAGFSRGPLSLVSQLNISSFAYFIAPPEHDASKSFVSWSWGGAADNATAVQTTTTGSSSSTPLLAATKAQNPYWYYVNLTGVQVDGKLLSAIPARTFDAQHSGGVFLSTSIAVTFLVEDAYRVLRQELVSRIQSEGVATANVSSGDWDLCFLTEHFANAKVPTLALVFDGADAAMELNVDNYFQNFGDGSTCLTILPSPHGWPGSVLGSLLQAGRTMAYEIHSGGGGAL